GTCCAGATGAAAGCTTCGCGTGTAATCAACTTCGTACCTTCCTCTTCTTCGATTTAGCCAACACGTAACGAACAACGCTGCAACAGCCAGAGAAAAGAAGGATACCTGTCCGGAAACGCTCGTTTTGCAGGATTCTCACGTTTTCAGCTGAATTCTGGGAAAACAGCAGGTCACTGCATGTTCGTTGGGCAAACCAAAACAGATATAAGGAACTGCCTATGCTGCACGTACAGTGAGCGCAACGTGAACAACACCAGCGTAAACATCCTGGAGAACTGTTTGAAGGAGGGAGATATACCAATCAGAGAGTTGAAGGGGGAGGTCACGTGAATAATCTGCTGTACGGCGACATTTTAACGGCCATATTACTCGTCGCAACTGTTTTATGGGATTGGAAACAACACAATTTTCGCGGGATCGTGCAACAGGTCTTAGGGGCCTTTTGCGTCGGAACTGTGCTGAATTCAATTGTGAATTTGACGAGCCACCCGGACTCAGCCGTTAAATCACTGCTCTTGTATCTCATCCTTTCGGGTGTCTTCTACTACTGGGCGTTCGTCAGACGAAATGCCAAGCCCAAAGAAGATAAATAGTACTTCTCTTGGGGTGAAGTTGTTAGGGGGATGAAGAAATGCTGGGACTGATTCTGTCTATCGTCATAGCGCTTGGCTTTATTTCGCTGTTATTCGTGATTATGATTCGAGCGAGGCGTCGCGGGTTTCGGGCAAACATTGAGATACTTACTGGACGCATTATCGATGATAAGGCGACCGCGGATGTAGCTACGGCTCAATCGACAGAAGAAATTGTATCCCATGTTCATTTCAGTGGCGCACAAAATGATCGTGCTGTATAATGTCATTAGCAAGGTGGTTTTCCACGTTTCTCCTCAAAGTGAATTCCCTCTTCTCAGTAATAATCAGTTCTTCTCATTTCACTTCACTGTATTTTCGCCTATGCCTCACCATCTATAGTACTAGCAACTCTTTGACAACGAATCATTCCGTGTTTCTATAACACCTTCCAATGGATTGACACTTCCCAAGGCCAATGTGGTTTTCTGCCCCACACGGAGCATTACTTATCGTCTCAGCAATTTGAGGCGTTTTTGGCGAAAGGAGGGACGAGAAAATGAGGACGAGATACGGCCTGTACTGTCCATGTCCGGGATCCCCCTGGCCCACGTACACTCTGTACCGTATCACCACGCAGGCAGGACTCGATGAGTTTGGCAAAATCGTGTCGTCGGCCAAGGGTGATGCTATCGCTTGCTTCATTCCCGAGGTGGTGTTTCATCGAGTGGTCGATGAAAATGCTTTGGATGGGACAGACGTAGAGATTTGCTTTGCATCGGATGACCCTGATGATCGCGAAAAGTCGAATTACATCGAAGACCTGCTGGAAATCGAACTCGATCGCGGCGTTGATGTAGGAGACCCGAGTGATTGGTACTTCTACATGGAGGGTTCTGAGGTGTTCTTGGAGATTTCGCGCTGGTGGACCTAGTCAACCAGGCATCCAGTGTGTGGCCTGCTATACGGGCCATACACTTATAGCAGCATGGGCATGGATAGGAAATTGCTTGCTTTGCAAAAAAATTGCAAGAGTTGCTATTTCAGTGGACAGGTCAATTATTGTGGTATATACTGAAACTGTTAGCAAATCATTCCTCGATTTGCGACTCGGTTGTTCTCCGAAGTACCTCCAGCATTGTTTTGCGTTTTCTTCTTCACTTCTGCTTTTCGATTTCAGCTGCTGGTTTCGTAGTTCTTCCGTTTTGTCCGTCTGTTGTCATTCCGCATGGGCGAGATGAGTCCCGTTCTCACGGAAGTTGGCCAAATAATGCGGCTCGGAGCCCTACGTCCAGCCACGCCCGTTCCTAAGTGGATGCTTAACAGCCCGACCCCATATGTCCACTGCCTCCTTATGTCTCCCTTCGGGGGACGATTCCATCAGCTTTTTAGAGGAGGCAAAAGAAATGCAAAAGGCAAGAATCGCAGCAGTGGATGCAGGAAACGACGCTGCCAAAGCCGTCATCGGCGACACAGCGAACCGCCTCGTGGTTCCGAATGTCATCGCCGTAGAACGCGAACGCCGGCAGGTCGTGCAACTGGAGGCAGATCCGCTTGATGGGCTCCACGTGGAGGTAATCAGCCCGGCATTACGTGGTGCAGACGGGATATATGCTGTTGGCAACCTTGCAACCATGTACCGTCACAGTACGGAGGTTCCAGCGGACGCCATCAAGGCAGAATCCAACCAAAACCTCGTCGTTGCACTTACCACGTTGGCTATTGACGCAGTGCTCTGCGGGCAGTTTTCCGCGAAGAAGGGTGTCATCCAGGCAACATACGACCTGGCCTGCGGACTTCCGCTTGCTGAAGTGAAGGCGGGACGCAAGCAGGGATTCATCGAACGGCTTAAGGAAGGGCCTCACAAGGTTCGGTTCCTGGACACGCCCGCACCGCTCGGCGGAAATACGGTCAGCATCACCTTCGGGGATGTTCGGGTGTACGCGGAGGGTCACGCGGCCATCGCCGACATCACGATGGATGACGAGGGTCGTCCTCGCCGGGTAGGCATCGAGCAGTTGACCATACTGGTTGCGGACATTGGAGGGGTAACCTCTGATTTCTGCATCATCGGATCGCGCGGGCACCTGGACAATGTGAACTCTGTTGGCTTGCAGGACGGCATCTCGCCTTGCGTTGATGGCATCATGGCGCGGGTTGAACAAGAAGCAGGATACCGATTCAGAAACCGACAGGAACTGGTTCGGTGCATCACGGATCCGCGTGAGGACCGCCGTTACCGCGTCGGGCTGGGACGGATGTCCATCAAAGGCATTGTGGACGAAGAACTGGACATTCTGGCCCGGGTTGAGTACCAGCAGATCCGTAAATTGTTCGCAGCGCTGGGCGGGCAGATTGAGATTTGCTTTGTAATCGGTGGCGGAGGGATCTTGCTGAGGCCGTACTTGGAAGCGTTGAACGTGGACAAACTTCCGCTCCGATTCATCACGCCAGAAGAGTCCGTGTGGGCCAACGCAAAGGGGTATTACAAACTCCTCCAGATGGCGCGAAAGATAGGTGCTGCAAAGTGAGACAGCAAATGCAGCCAGGAGAAACCTTTGGGTTTCGCGTCCCAACATATGCGAACCGTGACGTACTGAACCACTTCAACGAGTACTTGAAACGCCATCCTCGTGGACTCGGCAAGCACTTGCTTGAGGTCCTGAAGAAAGGGCTAGAGGCCGAGGGGGCTCTTCCCCCGGGGCTTCCCGAGGTCAGCAGACCCAGACCAAGGCGGAGCCAGACATGGCATGCACGGAAGGTACGAATCGCACCGCAAAAGAATGGCGCCAACCTTCACGTTCCATCACCCCAACCCGCCGCCATTGCTGTCACCATCCGTAATGTGAACGTTGCTGACGACAACGCCGGGATGCAGTCGATCCTGGATTTGGGTAACTTTGAGTAACTTGGGCCGTTTGTCGGCCCCTTATGAAAAATGGCCTGTAACTCAGGTGTAACCTTGGGGCTGTATGCTGAAGACAAGTTGGTGCATCGAATTGTAAAAGGGGTGAATGATCCTGGCAATAGACATTCAGCGACGTGTCGTGCCGACGGGCCGACTCAGGATGGCAACATTGGAGGCAGGAGATCCTGAACGTCCGGCGTTGATTCTGCTGCACGGGAATGTTTCATCCAGTGTCTTTTGGCGCGATACCATAGAACATTTTGCGAAGGACTATCACGTTTGGGCTCCCGACTTGCGCGGGTTCCGTGACACTGAACCACTACCGATTGATGCTCGTCGCGGACTCCTTGATTGGGTGGAGGACCTTCATTCACGTCGAAGCCATTCACGTGAAGCGTCCGTTTGTTCTCGCGGGCTGGTCAATGGGCGGTGGGATTGCAATGCAGTACAGTATTCTTCATCCGACTAATGTAAGCGGTCTCATCCTAATCAGTCCGCTTCCCCCGTATGGTTTTGGCGGTACACGTGACGCAGATGGCACACCGTGCTGGCCCGATTTTGCTGGTTCAGGGGGTGGAACCGTCAACCCCGAATTCATAGCCCGAATTCAGCAACAAGACCGTAGTTCAGATGACGCAAACAGTCCACGCAACGTGATGAATCAGTTTTATTTCCTTCCCCCTTTCCGCGTTTCACCCGACGTTGAAGAGATGTTTGTGGACTCGATGTTATCGACAAAGATTGGGGACGGCTTTTATCCTGGGGGATCCATACCGAGCCCCAACTGGCCCGGTACTGCACCGGGGCTCGATGGAGTAGCCAACGCCATGTCGCCGAAATACGTCAACCTATCCGGCCTGGCACAGGTTTATCCGCACTTCCCCGTCCTGTGGATCAGAGGAGATGCGGATCAGATCGTCTCGGACCAGTCCATATTTGATCTTGGAACGTTGGGTAAACTCGGCCTTGTACCCGGGTGGCCAGGTGAAGAGGTTTATCCTCCACAGCCCATGGTGACCCAAATGCGCACGGTTCTTTAACGCTATCGTGCGAATGACGGTTGGTATGAGGAATTGGTGGTCGAAGGAGCAGGACATTCATCAACATAGAGCGCCCTGACGTGGTATGGCCGGCTATCCAACGTTTTCTCGGCCAGCACGTTCTGCAGTGAAACAAGGCCGACAAGGTAGGATTTGCTCGTGTACTTGTCCGAATTGGTTCATAATGGGAACTTCCCAATGTGGAATATGCACTACCCCGTCTTGCCCGCTTGGACCCATTCCTGGCGGGCTCCTTGTGAGGTTTCTGAACTGCGATCTGCCTGAACTCTCAACCATTCGCATATCCGAACTGCATTAGGGGCGGGGCACTCTGTGCCTTCCTCGGCTGAGGCCTGCGGGGCGCCTCCGGCGCTTTGAAAGAAAGGGTGCTCCGTCAAAAACACACGGGCGCGCGCTGCGCTTCATTTCCACACCTTTTGGGTGGAAACTCATCTTGCGCTTTAGCGCCCGGGGTTACCTAGGTGGTCTGTCTCCCGGACTCATTTGCCGGCACCGATCAAGTGCCATGTCTGGTCTCCGCTATTTTGTTACCTGTGATAAGATCGGGAAAACGAAACGGACGTAGCACGGACATGGAAGTGGAGAAGATGGTTGGTGGAGGTGATCATGATGTCAGATGACAAGAAGAAACTAGACCTGGGCCCCGGGATGTCGTACGAGGATTACTTGCGTTTCCGGGAGGAGCACCACTTGGATCCGAAAGCGGCGGCAGAAATAGAACGGGAAGTGAAGAAGTCCCGGTTGCTGGACCATGCGTACGCGGAACTGTCGGTCGAAACAGACGACTTGGCGCCACCT
Above is a genomic segment from Alicyclobacillus cycloheptanicus containing:
- a CDS encoding ParM/StbA family protein is translated as MQKARIAAVDAGNDAAKAVIGDTANRLVVPNVIAVERERRQVVQLEADPLDGLHVEVISPALRGADGIYAVGNLATMYRHSTEVPADAIKAESNQNLVVALTTLAIDAVLCGQFSAKKGVIQATYDLACGLPLAEVKAGRKQGFIERLKEGPHKVRFLDTPAPLGGNTVSITFGDVRVYAEGHAAIADITMDDEGRPRRVGIEQLTILVADIGGVTSDFCIIGSRGHLDNVNSVGLQDGISPCVDGIMARVEQEAGYRFRNRQELVRCITDPREDRRYRVGLGRMSIKGIVDEELDILARVEYQQIRKLFAALGGQIEICFVIGGGGILLRPYLEALNVDKLPLRFITPEESVWANAKGYYKLLQMARKIGAAK